GTGAGCAGCGTGAAGCGCCGTCTCCTGCCATATAAGCTTGTGGAGCGTATTTGTTATAATTCTTTATGCAGAGCAAACGAACGCAGCACAGCACCTACAATATCAACTATCACTTCGTCTGGATTCCAAAATTTCGCCGTCCGGTCTTGGTTGGCGATATCCCGGCCAAACTTGACGCGCTGATTCGCACCAAAACCGCTGAGCTTGGTGGCGAAGTGAGAGAGCTTGTTGTCCAGCCCGATCACGTTCACCTGTT
Above is a genomic segment from Candidatus Leptovillus gracilis containing:
- the tnpA gene encoding IS200/IS605 family transposase, encoding MQSKRTQHSTYNINYHFVWIPKFRRPVLVGDIPAKLDALIRTKTAELGGEVRELVVQPDHVHLFCSFPPTWPKIRIRLFLCHIE